One region of Sulfuriroseicoccus oceanibius genomic DNA includes:
- a CDS encoding DoxX family protein, whose amino-acid sequence MAPLHQPTPSQTPKKVLLVARVLMAGFFLISGALKMVDLQRFHDAVINYHLVDGPLAEWVALSVPTAEVVLGVLLLFNLFPLGTLFSLIAMMITFTVAIGMAWSRDLDINCGCFGKLSDQSMDYPLSIALNSGIIVVLGIFFALALRKPKVMNKHGYTLPKNLLYEKGRRRA is encoded by the coding sequence ATGGCACCTCTTCACCAACCCACCCCATCACAAACGCCCAAGAAGGTACTACTCGTCGCCCGTGTGCTCATGGCGGGATTTTTCCTCATTTCCGGCGCACTCAAGATGGTAGACCTGCAGCGTTTTCATGATGCGGTGATCAACTACCACTTGGTGGACGGACCGCTTGCTGAATGGGTGGCGCTTAGTGTGCCTACCGCAGAGGTGGTGCTCGGCGTGCTGCTTTTGTTCAACCTTTTCCCACTGGGCACGTTGTTCTCGTTGATCGCCATGATGATCACCTTCACCGTTGCCATTGGCATGGCGTGGTCCCGTGATCTGGACATCAACTGTGGCTGCTTTGGCAAGCTCTCGGACCAATCGATGGATTACCCACTGAGCATCGCCCTCAACAGCGGCATCATTGTGGTTCTCGGCATCTTCTTCGCGCTCGCCTTGCGCAAGCCGAAGGTCATGAACAAACACGGCTACACCCTGCCGAAAAACCTTCTCTATGAGAAGGGTCGCCGCCGCGCCTAA
- a CDS encoding YtoQ family protein has product MHWNVYLAGEIHTDWRSELKQAAADLPITFLEPVTDHASSDDCGARILGGESDPFWHDRKGAGVNAIRTRPMIERADAVVVKFGDKYRQWNAAFDAGMAAALGKPLIVVHPDEFRHALKEVDAAACAVASDVNQVAEVLRYVVCGELPR; this is encoded by the coding sequence ATGCATTGGAATGTTTATCTGGCCGGTGAAATCCACACCGACTGGCGTAGCGAGTTGAAACAGGCGGCTGCCGACCTTCCGATCACATTTCTCGAGCCGGTGACCGACCATGCGTCGAGCGATGACTGTGGTGCCCGAATTCTCGGAGGGGAGAGTGATCCTTTCTGGCATGACCGCAAGGGCGCGGGCGTGAATGCGATCCGTACCCGTCCGATGATCGAGCGGGCCGACGCGGTGGTGGTTAAGTTTGGTGACAAGTACCGTCAGTGGAATGCGGCATTTGATGCGGGGATGGCGGCTGCGTTGGGCAAGCCTTTGATTGTCGTGCACCCGGATGAGTTCCGTCACGCGCTCAAGGAAGTGGACGCGGCGGCCTGTGCGGTGGCCTCCGATGTGAACCAGGTGGCGGAGGTCTTGCGTTACGTGGTTTGCGGTGAGCTCCCACGTTAG